A window from Physeter macrocephalus isolate SW-GA chromosome 11, ASM283717v5, whole genome shotgun sequence encodes these proteins:
- the SAMD15 gene encoding sterile alpha motif domain-containing protein 15 isoform X3, protein MAAAGPELPVETDQEPQPETEEEGFKEETPASAKNIHLRLKPTWTSEEEAPHKSKTDLSSEIELGIPKEIKSKTSRQIEVELFKDLEVPVDEKLGEPEEEAKPDVAEDILKEAAKETDLELRKETESEVPGATISETKLELLEGTKPEVWEESVREQHGKTGLEPTEQTKPEFPSEKPRRSVEEADLQPPKMTTPEIPEETQSKSPEEKRTEPPEQAIPEFPEEKPSMSTEETQRKSTEEKIPEPLEEIESEFSEEKSRKPIEETVLEPSGKTKPEVQEETQRKPTAEKVLEPPEDTKPPDQKDKQKKSTEETGLAPSQKSRSEETLRESTEEKVAEPPEQTKPEFPKKEPRKSTEETGQVPPQKIIPEVQEKTQTEPTKKIDSELPYKAKPLLRRGTHVEFAKEDRPEPIRLKHSVDRDEPEYSDYQTRKLLVKETKGISKDSVLESLPISEVDSVNTDYEFSKELQNLFQLSDTNYEFYSYFSESQRDLEESSNEKKDLSPESMTLVPKDKETQPKKSTDLQFEYLEWSPEKVAEWICQLGFPQYKECFTTNFISGRKLIHINCSNLPQMGITDFEDMKAFLRKLLEKDRFHHNEEGNEARGRGVQEKEIQHKREAKRIPG, encoded by the exons ATGGCAGCGGCAGGCCCGGAGCTGCCTGTAGAGACTGACCAAGAGCCACAACCAGAGACGGAAGAAGAGGGCTTCAAAGAGGAGACACCGGCGAGTGCTAAGAATATACACCTACGCCTGAAACCCACCTGGACGTCCGAGGAAGAGGCTCCCCACAAGTCCAAGACAGACCTTTCTAGCGAGATTGAGCTAGGGATTCCCAAAGAGATAAAGTCGAAGACATCCAGACAGATAGAAGTAGAGCTTTTCAAGGATTTGGAGGTCCCTGTGGACGAAAAGCTTGGGGAGCCAGAGGAGGAAGCCAAACCAGATGTCGCAGAGGATATACTCAAAGAGGCAGCTAAGGAAACAGATCTAGAGCTACGAAAGGAAACCGAGTCTGAGGTTCCAGGGGCCACAATCAGTGAGACAAAATTAGAGTTACTAGAGGGGACCAAACCAGAGGTTTGGGAGGAGTCAGTTAGAGAGCAACATGGAAAGACGGGCCTGGAACCTACAGAACAGACCAAACCGGAATTTCCAAGTGAGAAACCAAGAAGATCAGTTGAAGAGGCAGATCTGCAGCCACCAAAGATGACCACACCAGAGATTCCAGAGGAGACACAAAGTAAGTCACCTGAGGAGAAAAGGACAGAGCCACCTGAGCAGGCCATACCAGAGTTTCCAGAAGAGAAACCAAGTATGTCTACTGAGGAAACACAAAGGAAGTCAACTGAAGAGAAAATTCCAGAGCCACTAGAAGAGATCGAATCAgagttttctgaggaaaaatcaagaaaaccaaTTGAGGAAACAGTTCTAGAGCCATCAGGAAAGACCAAACCAGAAGTTCAAGAGGAGACACAAAGAAAGCCAACTGCAGAGAAAGTTCTAGAGCCACCAGAGGACACCAAACCCCCAGATCAAAAAGATAAGCAGAAAAAATCAACTGAGGAGACAGGTCTAGCACCATCACAGAAGTCCAGATCAGAGGAGACACTAAGAGAGTCAACTGAGGAGAAGGTTGCAGAGCCACCAGAACAGACTAAACCAGAGTTTCCAAAGAAAGAACCTAGAAAGTCAACTGAAGAAACAGGTCAGGTGCCACCACAGAAGATCATACCCGAGGTGcaagagaagacacaaacagagCCAACTAAGAAGATAGATTCAGAGTTACCATATAAAGCCAAACCACTACTTAGAAGAGGGACACATGTAGAATTTGCCAAGGAAGATAGGCCAGAACCAATCAGACTTAAGCATTCTGTAGACAGGGATGAGCCAGAGTACTCTGACTATCAAACAAGAAAGTTGTTAGTAAAAGAAACGAAAGGCATTTCAAAAGACTCTGTGTTAGAGTCTCTTCCAATAAGTGAAGTAGACTCAGTGAATACAGATTATGAGTTTTCTAAAGAACTCCAAAATCTGTTTCAGCTTTCTGATACCAATTATGAATTCTACTCatatttctctgagtctcagaggGATTTAGAAGAGTCCTCTAATGAAAAGAAAGATCTGTCCCCAGAGTCAATGACACTGGTACctaaagataaagaaacacagccaaaaaaaagtacTGACCTACAATTTGAGTATCTTGAATGGAGCCCAGAGAAAGTTGCAGAGTGGATTTGCCAGCTAGGCTTCCCTCAGTATAAG GAGTGTTTTACCACAAACTTCATCAGTGGCCGAAAACTCATCCACATAAACTGCTCAAACCTCCCTCAGATGGGTATAACAGATTTCGAGGACATGAAG
- the SAMD15 gene encoding sterile alpha motif domain-containing protein 15 isoform X5, whose protein sequence is MAAAGPELPVETDQEPQPETEEEGFKEETPASAKNIHLRLKPTWTSEEEAPHKSKTDLSSEIELGIPKEIKSKTSRQIEVELFKDLEVPVDEKLGEPEEEAKPDVAEDILKEAAKETDLELRKETESEVPGATISETKLELLEGTKPEVWEESVREQHGKTGLEPTEQTKPEFPSEKPRRSVEEADLQPPKMTTPEIPEETQSKSPEEKRTEPPEQAIPEFPEEKPSMSTEETQRKSTEEKIPEPLEEIESEFSEEKSRKPIEETVLEPSGKTKPEVQEETQRKPTAEKVLEPPEDTKPPDQKDKQKKSTEETGLAPSQKSRSEETLRESTEEKVAEPPEQTKPEFPKKEPRKSTEETGQVPPQKIIPEVQEKTQTEPTKKIDSELPYKAKPLLRRGTHVEFAKEDRPEPIRLKHSVDRDEPEYSDYQTRKLLVKETKGISKDSVLESLPISEVDSVNTDYEFSKELQNLFQLSDTNYEFYSYFSESQRDLEESSNEKKDLSPESMTLVPKDKETQPKKSTDLQFEYLEWSPEKVAEWICQLGFPQYKECFTTNFISGRKLIHINCSNLPQMGITDFEDMKGQQAENSACCMRGFLF, encoded by the exons ATGGCAGCGGCAGGCCCGGAGCTGCCTGTAGAGACTGACCAAGAGCCACAACCAGAGACGGAAGAAGAGGGCTTCAAAGAGGAGACACCGGCGAGTGCTAAGAATATACACCTACGCCTGAAACCCACCTGGACGTCCGAGGAAGAGGCTCCCCACAAGTCCAAGACAGACCTTTCTAGCGAGATTGAGCTAGGGATTCCCAAAGAGATAAAGTCGAAGACATCCAGACAGATAGAAGTAGAGCTTTTCAAGGATTTGGAGGTCCCTGTGGACGAAAAGCTTGGGGAGCCAGAGGAGGAAGCCAAACCAGATGTCGCAGAGGATATACTCAAAGAGGCAGCTAAGGAAACAGATCTAGAGCTACGAAAGGAAACCGAGTCTGAGGTTCCAGGGGCCACAATCAGTGAGACAAAATTAGAGTTACTAGAGGGGACCAAACCAGAGGTTTGGGAGGAGTCAGTTAGAGAGCAACATGGAAAGACGGGCCTGGAACCTACAGAACAGACCAAACCGGAATTTCCAAGTGAGAAACCAAGAAGATCAGTTGAAGAGGCAGATCTGCAGCCACCAAAGATGACCACACCAGAGATTCCAGAGGAGACACAAAGTAAGTCACCTGAGGAGAAAAGGACAGAGCCACCTGAGCAGGCCATACCAGAGTTTCCAGAAGAGAAACCAAGTATGTCTACTGAGGAAACACAAAGGAAGTCAACTGAAGAGAAAATTCCAGAGCCACTAGAAGAGATCGAATCAgagttttctgaggaaaaatcaagaaaaccaaTTGAGGAAACAGTTCTAGAGCCATCAGGAAAGACCAAACCAGAAGTTCAAGAGGAGACACAAAGAAAGCCAACTGCAGAGAAAGTTCTAGAGCCACCAGAGGACACCAAACCCCCAGATCAAAAAGATAAGCAGAAAAAATCAACTGAGGAGACAGGTCTAGCACCATCACAGAAGTCCAGATCAGAGGAGACACTAAGAGAGTCAACTGAGGAGAAGGTTGCAGAGCCACCAGAACAGACTAAACCAGAGTTTCCAAAGAAAGAACCTAGAAAGTCAACTGAAGAAACAGGTCAGGTGCCACCACAGAAGATCATACCCGAGGTGcaagagaagacacaaacagagCCAACTAAGAAGATAGATTCAGAGTTACCATATAAAGCCAAACCACTACTTAGAAGAGGGACACATGTAGAATTTGCCAAGGAAGATAGGCCAGAACCAATCAGACTTAAGCATTCTGTAGACAGGGATGAGCCAGAGTACTCTGACTATCAAACAAGAAAGTTGTTAGTAAAAGAAACGAAAGGCATTTCAAAAGACTCTGTGTTAGAGTCTCTTCCAATAAGTGAAGTAGACTCAGTGAATACAGATTATGAGTTTTCTAAAGAACTCCAAAATCTGTTTCAGCTTTCTGATACCAATTATGAATTCTACTCatatttctctgagtctcagaggGATTTAGAAGAGTCCTCTAATGAAAAGAAAGATCTGTCCCCAGAGTCAATGACACTGGTACctaaagataaagaaacacagccaaaaaaaagtacTGACCTACAATTTGAGTATCTTGAATGGAGCCCAGAGAAAGTTGCAGAGTGGATTTGCCAGCTAGGCTTCCCTCAGTATAAG GAGTGTTTTACCACAAACTTCATCAGTGGCCGAAAACTCATCCACATAAACTGCTCAAACCTCCCTCAGATGGGTATAACAGATTTCGAGGACATGAAG
- the TMED8 gene encoding protein TMED8 isoform X2 — protein MVSPVREDATEGQQKAAGAMEAQASVEQELLSADQAQVLSKMAKYHGLPRSGDIVMIQSEHTGAVDILSADLESADLLGDHRRVSPPLMAPPCIWTFAKMKEFKSKLGKEKNSRLVVKRGEVVTIRVPTHPEGKRVCWEFATDDYDIGFGVYFDWTPVTSTDITVQVSDSSEDEDEDEEEEEEIEDPVPAGDVERGSRSSLRGRYGEVMPVYRRDSHRDVQAGSHDYPGEGIYLLKFDNSYSLLRNKTLYFHIYYTS, from the exons ATGGTATCTCCGGTGAGGGAGGATGCCACAGAAGGTCAGCAGAAGGCAGCTGGTGCCATGGAGGCACAGGCCTCGGTGGAACAGGAATTGCTGTCTGCAGACCAGGCCCAGGTCCTCAGCAAG ATGGCCAAGTACCATGGTCTGCCAAGGTCTGGGGACATCGTTATGATCCAATCTGAGCACACAGGAGCTGTAGATATTCTTTCAGCTGATTTGGAATCTGCAGACCTTCTGGGGGACCACAGGAGAG TCTCCCCACCTCTGATGGCTCCTCCATGCATCTGGACCTTTGCCAAGATGAAGGAATTCAAAAGCAAGCTGGGCAAAGAGAAGAACAGCCGTCTGGTGGTGAAGCGGGGTGAGGTGGTGACCATCCGGGTACCTACCCACCCAGAGGGGAAGCGTGTCTGCTGGGAGTTTGCGACCGATGACTATGACATTGGCTTTGGAGTTTACTTTGACTGGACCCCTGTAACCAGCACTGACATAACGGTGCAGGTCAGTGATTCCAgtgaggatgaggatgaagatgaggaggaagaggaggagattgaag ACCCTGTCCCAGCTGGAGACGTGGAGCGAGGCTCCAGGAGCTCCCTGCGGGGCCGCTATGGGGAGGTCATGCCCGTGTACCGGCGGGACAGCCACCGAGACGTGCAGGCCGGCAGCCACGACTACCCTGGCGAGGGCATCTACCTGCTCAAGTTCGACAACTCCTACTCCCTGCTGCGCAACAAGACTCTCTACTTCCACATCTACTACACCAGCTGA
- the TMED8 gene encoding protein TMED8 isoform X1, with product MSDRRAAEGPGVWSPAARRGPVRGVGDGPGVEGSQAAASENEDLEVTKVTSLAASASDPEPHSSPYRPQMVSPVREDATEGQQKAAGAMEAQASVEQELLSADQAQVLSKMAKYHGLPRSGDIVMIQSEHTGAVDILSADLESADLLGDHRRVSPPLMAPPCIWTFAKMKEFKSKLGKEKNSRLVVKRGEVVTIRVPTHPEGKRVCWEFATDDYDIGFGVYFDWTPVTSTDITVQVSDSSEDEDEDEEEEEEIEDPVPAGDVERGSRSSLRGRYGEVMPVYRRDSHRDVQAGSHDYPGEGIYLLKFDNSYSLLRNKTLYFHIYYTS from the exons ATGTCGGACCGGCGGGCGGCTGAGGGGCCGGGCGTCTGGAGCCCCGCAGCCCGCCGAGGGCCGGTGCGCGGCGTCGGGGACGGCCCGGGAGTGGAGGGGAGCCAGGCGGCCGCCTCAG AGAATGAAGATCTAGAAGTCACCAAGGTCACCTCTCTAGCAGCTTCTGCCTCTGATCCAGAACCCCATTCCTCACCCTACAG GCCACAGATGGTATCTCCGGTGAGGGAGGATGCCACAGAAGGTCAGCAGAAGGCAGCTGGTGCCATGGAGGCACAGGCCTCGGTGGAACAGGAATTGCTGTCTGCAGACCAGGCCCAGGTCCTCAGCAAG ATGGCCAAGTACCATGGTCTGCCAAGGTCTGGGGACATCGTTATGATCCAATCTGAGCACACAGGAGCTGTAGATATTCTTTCAGCTGATTTGGAATCTGCAGACCTTCTGGGGGACCACAGGAGAG TCTCCCCACCTCTGATGGCTCCTCCATGCATCTGGACCTTTGCCAAGATGAAGGAATTCAAAAGCAAGCTGGGCAAAGAGAAGAACAGCCGTCTGGTGGTGAAGCGGGGTGAGGTGGTGACCATCCGGGTACCTACCCACCCAGAGGGGAAGCGTGTCTGCTGGGAGTTTGCGACCGATGACTATGACATTGGCTTTGGAGTTTACTTTGACTGGACCCCTGTAACCAGCACTGACATAACGGTGCAGGTCAGTGATTCCAgtgaggatgaggatgaagatgaggaggaagaggaggagattgaag ACCCTGTCCCAGCTGGAGACGTGGAGCGAGGCTCCAGGAGCTCCCTGCGGGGCCGCTATGGGGAGGTCATGCCCGTGTACCGGCGGGACAGCCACCGAGACGTGCAGGCCGGCAGCCACGACTACCCTGGCGAGGGCATCTACCTGCTCAAGTTCGACAACTCCTACTCCCTGCTGCGCAACAAGACTCTCTACTTCCACATCTACTACACCAGCTGA
- the SAMD15 gene encoding sterile alpha motif domain-containing protein 15 isoform X4, whose translation MAAAGPELPVETDQEPQPETEEEGFKEETPASAKNIHLRLKPTWTSEEEAPHKSKTDLSSEIELGIPKEIKSKTSRQIEVELFKDLEVPVDEKLGEPEEEAKPDVAEDILKEAAKETDLELRKETESEVPGATISETKLELLEGTKPEVWEESVREQHGKTGLEPTEQTKPEFPSEKPRRSVEEADLQPPKMTTPEIPEETQSKSPEEKRTEPPEQAIPEFPEEKPSMSTEETQRKSTEEKIPEPLEEIESEFSEEKSRKPIEETVLEPSGKTKPEVQEETQRKPTAEKVLEPPEDTKPPDQKDKQKKSTEETGLAPSQKSRSEETLRESTEEKVAEPPEQTKPEFPKKEPRKSTEETGQVPPQKIIPEVQEKTQTEPTKKIDSELPYKAKPLLRRGTHVEFAKEDRPEPIRLKHSVDRDEPEYSDYQTRKLLVKETKGISKDSVLESLPISEVDSVNTDYEFSKELQNLFQLSDTNYEFYSYFSESQRDLEESSNEKKDLSPESMTLVPKDKETQPKKSTDLQFEYLEWSPEKVAEWICQLGFPQYKECFTTNFISGRKLIHINCSNLPQMGITDFEDMKAHRRPLSRDPQAWLTAIPSRPWEYKLCYSMNCLLTLLEG comes from the exons ATGGCAGCGGCAGGCCCGGAGCTGCCTGTAGAGACTGACCAAGAGCCACAACCAGAGACGGAAGAAGAGGGCTTCAAAGAGGAGACACCGGCGAGTGCTAAGAATATACACCTACGCCTGAAACCCACCTGGACGTCCGAGGAAGAGGCTCCCCACAAGTCCAAGACAGACCTTTCTAGCGAGATTGAGCTAGGGATTCCCAAAGAGATAAAGTCGAAGACATCCAGACAGATAGAAGTAGAGCTTTTCAAGGATTTGGAGGTCCCTGTGGACGAAAAGCTTGGGGAGCCAGAGGAGGAAGCCAAACCAGATGTCGCAGAGGATATACTCAAAGAGGCAGCTAAGGAAACAGATCTAGAGCTACGAAAGGAAACCGAGTCTGAGGTTCCAGGGGCCACAATCAGTGAGACAAAATTAGAGTTACTAGAGGGGACCAAACCAGAGGTTTGGGAGGAGTCAGTTAGAGAGCAACATGGAAAGACGGGCCTGGAACCTACAGAACAGACCAAACCGGAATTTCCAAGTGAGAAACCAAGAAGATCAGTTGAAGAGGCAGATCTGCAGCCACCAAAGATGACCACACCAGAGATTCCAGAGGAGACACAAAGTAAGTCACCTGAGGAGAAAAGGACAGAGCCACCTGAGCAGGCCATACCAGAGTTTCCAGAAGAGAAACCAAGTATGTCTACTGAGGAAACACAAAGGAAGTCAACTGAAGAGAAAATTCCAGAGCCACTAGAAGAGATCGAATCAgagttttctgaggaaaaatcaagaaaaccaaTTGAGGAAACAGTTCTAGAGCCATCAGGAAAGACCAAACCAGAAGTTCAAGAGGAGACACAAAGAAAGCCAACTGCAGAGAAAGTTCTAGAGCCACCAGAGGACACCAAACCCCCAGATCAAAAAGATAAGCAGAAAAAATCAACTGAGGAGACAGGTCTAGCACCATCACAGAAGTCCAGATCAGAGGAGACACTAAGAGAGTCAACTGAGGAGAAGGTTGCAGAGCCACCAGAACAGACTAAACCAGAGTTTCCAAAGAAAGAACCTAGAAAGTCAACTGAAGAAACAGGTCAGGTGCCACCACAGAAGATCATACCCGAGGTGcaagagaagacacaaacagagCCAACTAAGAAGATAGATTCAGAGTTACCATATAAAGCCAAACCACTACTTAGAAGAGGGACACATGTAGAATTTGCCAAGGAAGATAGGCCAGAACCAATCAGACTTAAGCATTCTGTAGACAGGGATGAGCCAGAGTACTCTGACTATCAAACAAGAAAGTTGTTAGTAAAAGAAACGAAAGGCATTTCAAAAGACTCTGTGTTAGAGTCTCTTCCAATAAGTGAAGTAGACTCAGTGAATACAGATTATGAGTTTTCTAAAGAACTCCAAAATCTGTTTCAGCTTTCTGATACCAATTATGAATTCTACTCatatttctctgagtctcagaggGATTTAGAAGAGTCCTCTAATGAAAAGAAAGATCTGTCCCCAGAGTCAATGACACTGGTACctaaagataaagaaacacagccaaaaaaaagtacTGACCTACAATTTGAGTATCTTGAATGGAGCCCAGAGAAAGTTGCAGAGTGGATTTGCCAGCTAGGCTTCCCTCAGTATAAG GAGTGTTTTACCACAAACTTCATCAGTGGCCGAAAACTCATCCACATAAACTGCTCAAACCTCCCTCAGATGGGTATAACAGATTTCGAGGACATGAAG